CCTAGCCGATAGGTGGTATAAAAGGAATAAGGAGGTACTGCAGGATGAAAAGATTTTTTGGTTGCGATGCTCACAAAAGGTATTCGATGTTTGCCTCGATGAACGAAGCCGGTCATCTCCAAGGATCCATCCGCGTAGAAAACGACCGTTTTTCGTTCCAGAGCTTCTTGCGCAGGTTGCCGCCCAGATCGACGATAGCCATCGAGAGCGTTGGCAATTGGTACTGGATGATTGACGAGATGGAGAGAGCAGGACATATACCTCGCCTGGCCCATGCGGTGAAAGCGAAGCTGATGATGGGACAGATCAACAAGACGGATAAACTGGATGCCCGGGGACTCGCCCTTTTGTTGCGCAACGGAACCCTGCCTTCGGTCTGGATTCCACCAGGAGAACTCCGAGATCAGCGGGAGTTGCCTCGAATGCGCATGACTCTGGTCCACGTCCGGACGATGCTCAAGAACCGCATTCATGCTACCCTGGCTAAATATGCTCTTGACATTCCAGGGGTGAGCAACATCTTTGGTGTCACTGGACGGCTGCTTCTGAGGAATCGCCTGGAGGAGTTGCCCCCTTACACGCGTCGCTCTGTTGAAACTCAACTGGAACTCCTGGATCAAGTCGAAGCCCATATCCAGTGGTGCGAAAAACAGATCAAAGAAGTTGTGGCCACGACGCCTGCGATGAAGCTGTTGATGACTCTTCCTGGGGTGGGCCCTATCCTCGGCGTGGTGATAGCCATGGAGATCGGCGACATCAACAGATTTCCCAGTCCTCACCATCTGGCCAGCTATGCCGGAACCGTCCCCCGCATTAAGTCGAGTGGAGGGAAGACATTTTTTGGAAAAGTCCGGCCGGATGTGAATCGCTATTTGAAATGGGCCCTGGTTGAGGCGGCTAATGTCGTCACCATCCATTACCGCCGATGGCCGGGCGTTCACGTGGCCCAGCT
The DNA window shown above is from Acidobacteriota bacterium and carries:
- a CDS encoding IS110 family transposase encodes the protein MKRFFGCDAHKRYSMFASMNEAGHLQGSIRVENDRFSFQSFLRRLPPRSTIAIESVGNWYWMIDEMERAGHIPRLAHAVKAKLMMGQINKTDKLDARGLALLLRNGTLPSVWIPPGELRDQRELPRMRMTLVHVRTMLKNRIHATLAKYALDIPGVSNIFGVTGRLLLRNRLEELPPYTRRSVETQLELLDQVEAHIQWCEKQIKEVVATTPAMKLLMTLPGVGPILGVVIAMEIGDINRFPSPHHLASYAGTVPRIKSSGGKTFFGKVRPDVNRYLKWALVEAANVVTIHYRRWPGVHVAQLYRRIMQRKGHAKAVVAVARHLAEAAYWVLKRNESYKQPQGNKPISSTRK